The genome window CCTGGCGTTCGGCGGTGAGCGAGTCGCAGGTGTGGCCGTGGTGGGCGTGCCGAGTTCGTGGGCGATCGTGCAGCGGCGCTCGTCGGGGGTGAGCGACAGGTCGAAGTAGATGCGCCCCTCGCTGGGGAGTAGTACCCCAGGCCGCCATCGTCGAGATGGACTCCGTGCACCCTGACCCCCATCTCCGCCGCCCTCCGGAGCAAAACCTTCACCGCATCCTCCATCTACTCCGCGTGAGGCTGGTCGGCCTTCTTTCGCCCTTTCTTCGCCACCAGGTCGACGTCCTTTTTGGTCACGTCCTCGTGTGTCACATCCCAATCCTCACCGATGAGATCGTCATCCGTGAGAGAACTCTCAGTATCGGGGGAGGGTGCGACATCCAGGATCGGCGTGAGCTTTGGAACCGCCCTTCCAGAGGCGGGTGGAATCATGGGAAGGCGGTCATCTTCGGGGTAGGTTGACCCGTCGCGTTCGCCTAGTTCGACAGCGAGGCGGCTATATGCGGTTTCGACTATCACCTGCGGATCAATGTCGATTACTTCGCACGCCTCACAGACGACGGAAAGCGGAATCTCGGTCTTCCCGTTGAGCCACCGGTTGAAAGCGGCGGGAGAGCGATTGATCGCTTCGGCTACGGCCGAGGCTGTAAAGC of Leifsonia poae contains these proteins:
- a CDS encoding helix-turn-helix domain-containing protein, which codes for MNIRQRAEIFTRFVGLELKGKITAMGFTASAVAEAINRSPAAFNRWLNGKTEIPLSVVCEACEVIDIDPQVIVETAYSRLAVELGERDGSTYPEDDRLPMIPPASGRAVPKLTPILDVAPSPDTESSLTDDDLIGEDWDVTHEDVTKKDVDLVAKKGRKKADQPHAE